The Cetobacterium somerae ATCC BAA-474 DNA segment ATTAAAAAGTGTTGGTTAAATAAAGAGATACCTATAGCAATAGATTCATATGGGAAATGGATAGAAAAATTAAAACCTAATATTGTAGTAGATGCGATTATAGCGAAAAAAAATTTAGGAACAACAATAATGATGGCACCAATAACAATAGGATTAGGACCTGGATTTATAGCAGGAAAAGATGTAGGAATTGTTATAGAAACAATGAGAGGTCATAATTTAGGAAGAATTATAAAAGTTGGTGAAGCTGAAAAAAATACAGGAAATCCAGGAGATATAGGTGGATTTACAACTGAGAGGGTTATTTATGCTAAAGTGTCTGGAAAGTTTAAATCTTTAAAAAAAATTGGTGATATTGTAAAAAAAGATGAAACAATAGGAACTATTAATAATGAAGTGGTTAGTGCTAGCATAGATGGCTTATTAAGAGGAATAATTAGAGATGATTATGAGGTAAAAAAAGGTTTAAAGATTGCTGATATAGATCCAAGATTAAACCAATATAATAATTGCTTTACAATATCTGATAAAGCTAGAGCTTTAGGTGGTTCTGTTGTTGAAGCTATTTTTAGTGAAATTGTAGAGAAAGGGGAGAAGGATGGATTTAAATATTTTGGAGAAAATTTTTGAAATTGTTAAATCAGGAAAAAAAGTAGCTCTAGTTACATTAACTAAATCTAGTGGGTCAACACCTAGAAAAGAAGGAACTTTAATGGGTGTATGGGAAGAAAATTTTATAGGAACTATTGGTGGTGGATTGGTAGAGCATAGAGTTATTAATCAAGCTAGAAAATGTTTAGAAGAAAATGAAAATCAAAATTTCAACTATGATTTAACAAAAGAGGCTGAGTTAGGTATGAGTTGCGGTGGTAGTGTTGAAGGATACATAAAAGTTATAAATCCTAAAAATCGTATTGTTATTATAGGAGCAGGACACATAGGGCAGAAGTTATATGAAATATTAGATGGTTCTGACTTTGAGAGAGTTATTTTTGATGACAGAGAAGAGTATAAAAGTTATACGACAGATATAAAAATAGGAGATTATAATCAACTTATAGAAGAACTAGCTGAGAATGAAAATTCTTATTATGTAATTGTTACTAAAGGACATGCAACAGACGAGAAGGCATTAAGAAGTGTTTTGAAGAAACAAAGTAGATATATTGGAATGATTGGAAGTAGAAAAAAAGTTATAGAGATAAAAAAAGAGATATTAGAAAGTGAAATAGTTATACCTGAAGAAAAACTATACTCTCCAATAGGATTAAAAATATCTGATGGAAGTCCATATGAAATTGCTATAGAGATTATGGCAGAGATATTAAAAGTTAAAAATAATGGAGAGTTGATTCATAGGAGGCTTACAAAAGATGTTAACACATTTTAATGAAGATGGAAAAGCAGTAATGGTAGATGTAACAGAAAAAAAAGAAACTAAAAGAGTTGCTATAACAAGTGGAAAAATTACTATGAATTTGGAAACTTACAATAAAGTAAAAGAAGGTACTATTGAAAAAGGAGATGTTCTGGGAGTGGCTAGAGTTGCGGGTATTATGGCAGCCAAAAAAACTAGTGATTTAATTCCTATGTGTCATCCATTATTCTTAACAGGGGTAGAAGTTGAATTTGATTTTTTAGATGAGGATTTAACTATCCAAGCTAGAGTGATTGTTAAAACTTTTGGAAAAACAGGAGTAGAGATGGAAGCCTTAACAGGTGTATCTACAGCACTTTTAACAATTTATGATATGTGTAAAGCTATGGACAAAACAATGTTAATTAGCGATATAAAGTTATGTAAAAAAACTGGAGGAAAATCAGGAGAATTTATAAATGAATGATTTCTTAAATATAACTGCATATCTAAGTATCTTATTAATATTAGGAATAATTATAAAAAGTAAGGTAAGGATATTTCAGGAACTATTTATACCAGCTTCTGTAATAGGTGGAATAATTGGATTAATTATAGGGCCAGATTTTTTTGGAAAGTATTATGAGGTAATACCTAAAAACTGGATTAATGATATGAGAGCTATACCAGGAGTTTTGATTATACCTATTTTAGTATCGATTCCTTTAGGAATGGAGTTAGGAAGAAAAAATAAAGTCTTTCAAAACACGATAAATACAGGTGGAATATTATTTTTAGTAACATTTATACAACTATTTATAGGATATTTCATTAACTTTATTTTTGATAAAGTATTTAACATTAAATTATACAAAAGTTTTGGAGCTGAGTTAAACTCTGCATTTGCGGGTGGGCATGGAACCGCTGGAGTAGTTGCTAGGACTTTAAAGGAACTAGAAAGTAACTATTGGGAATTAGCTCAAGGGGTAACGGTAACACTAGCAACAATTGGATTAGTTACAGGAATTATTTTTGGTATATTTCAAATAAGAAGAAAATTTGGGAATACTTTAAAAAATGAAGTGTTATCAGAGTATAAAAATGGATATATAAAAAATAGAGAGAAACAAGCAATCTTAGGAAAAGAAACTATGTTAACAACAACGGTTGATACCTTAGCTTATCACTTAGCTATTATTTTTTCTGTTTCTGGTTTAGCTATAATAACATTAAATATATTTAAAAAATTTCAAATTCCATTATTATCAAAATTAACGATTTGGTCATTTGGTATGATAGTTATGTTTTTTGTATGGAAAACAATGATTAAACTAAAGTTAGAGTGGAGTGTAGACTCTAAAGTAAAGGGGAAAATAACAGGAACACTAACAGAATTTGCAATAGTTGCAGCAGTAGCAACAATTCCTTTAAGAGGAGTTATAAGTTATATATTTCCAATTGTAGTTACTAGTTTAGTTGGATTTACAATTACTTGGATAGTGATAGATCAACTTTCTAAAAAATATTTTAAAGATTATCATTTAGAAAGAACTTTAGCAATGTTTGGAACATCAACAGGAGTATTTATAACAGGTTTACTATTATTAAGAATATGTGATCCTAAATTAGAAACACCAGTTTTACAGGATTATTCATTAGGATTTTCAATAACAGCATTATTAGGACCAATTTTAATAGCTGTATGCATTCAGTTAAGCTTTACATATAACTATTTTTATCCAATGGGGCTTTTAATAGTTTTAATTAGTTTAACAATTTTGAGTCTAGAATATTATAATAAAGGAGTGGAAAGATAAATCCACTCTTTTTTTAAAGTTATGGTATAATTAAAGGGATAAATACATAAAAAGGAGAATGATGATGGCTTTACTAAGTGTAAATAGTTTATATAAAGGCTTTTCAGGAGAGTCTTTACTAAAAGATATTACATTTTCAATAGATGAAAAGGATAGAATTGGAATAATAGGTGTTAATGGAGCAGGAAAATCAACGTTAATAAAAATGATGATGGAATTAGAAGAGGGAGATCCTAATCCAGAAACAAATGAAAGAGGAACAATTTCTAAAAAAGGTGGATTAAAAATAGGATATCTTTCTCAAAGTATAAATCTAAACAAAGAAAATACAATTTTTGATGAGCTAATAGGTGTGTTTTCTAATTTAAAATCGGACTATGAAAGAATAAAAGAGTTAAATAATTTGGTTGCGAATGATTTAGAAAATTTTGATAAACATATGGAAGAGTTAGCTGTTTTAAGTAGTAGATATGAGCAAGAAGAAGGATATGCAATTGAATATAAAGTAAAACAAATATTAATAGGTTTAAGTATTCCAGAAGAGATGTGGAAAGTGCAAATAAAAGATCTTTCAGGAGGGCAACAGTCGAGAGTAGCTCTAGGAAAAATTTTGTTAGAGGAACCAGAGTTATTAATATTAGACGAACCAACTAACCATTTAGATTTAGTGGCAATTGAATGGCTAGAAAAATTTTTAAAAGATTATCCAAAAGCTTTTGTAGTTATATCACATGATAGATATTTTTTAGATAATATTGTTAATAGAGTTTTTGAAATAGAAGGAAAAACATTAAAAGCTTATAAAGGTAATTTTTCTGAATATGTTATTCAAAAAGAGGCTTATTTATCAGGAGCAGTAAAATCTTTTGAAAAAGAGCAGGATAAAATTAGAAAAATGGAGGAGTTTGTAAGACGTTATAAAGCTGGACAGAAATCAAAACAAGCTAGAGGGAGACAAAAACTTTTAGATAGAATGGAAAAAAGTGATAATCCAATTATAGGAGTAAGAAAAATTAAACTTAAATTTGAAGTTGAAACTCCAAGTGTGGATAAAGTTTTAGAATTAAAAAATTTAAGTATGAGTTATGGAGAAAAAAAACTTTTTAATAACTTGAATTTAACAGTTTTTAGAGGAAATAGAATTGGAATAATTGGAAAAAATGGAGTTGGAAAATCAACTATTTTAAGAATAGTTAATGGTCTAGAAAAAGCTAAAAGTGGAGATGTAGAATTAGGAGAAAGAGTAAAAATAGGTTATTATGATCAAAATCATCAAGGATTAAAAATGGAGAATACGATACTAGAAGAGTTATTGTATACTTTTCCAATGAGTGATGAAGAGGCAAGAACTATAGCTGGTGGATTTCTTTTTTCAGCAGACGATGTAGATAAAAAAATAAAATCTTTATCTGGAGGAGAAAAAGCTAGAGTAGCTTTTATGAAACTAATTTTATCGAAACCTAATTTTTTAATATTAGATGAACCAACAAATCACTTAGATATTTATTCTAGGGAAATATTAGAAGAAGCTTTGGAAGATTATGATGGGACAATTATTGTTGTATCTCATGATAGATATTTTTTAGAAAGTGTTGTTAATAATATATATGAGGTTACTAAAGATGGAGCAACTTTATTCAAAGGGGATTACGAAATGTATATTTCACAAAAGGATAATGTGAAACCAAAAGATGAGACAGCAGGCTTAAATTATGAGGAACAAAAAAGAAATAGAAATAGAATAACAACCTTAGAAAAAAAATATAAAAAACTAGAAGAAGAAATTGAAAGATTAGAAAGTGAAAAAAGTGATTTAGAAAAGAAATATGAAATTGCTGGAAAAAATAACAATTTGGATGAATTAATGGACATCCAAAAAGAGATAGATTTAAGAGATGAAAGAATTCTAGATGCTATGGAAAGCTGGGATGAAACAGCTCTAGAGCTAGAAGAATTAAAAAAATAGTTGTAAAAAAATAAAATTGTGGTAAAATTATCTTTGACTTTTTGCAATAAAGCGATTATAATACTAAAGTTAAATATTATTTAAAAATAATAAATAAAAAAATTCAGAGGAAGGAGGGTAAAATGCCTACTTTAAGTCAATTAGTAAAAAAAGGAAGACAAACTCTAGAAGAGAGTAAAAAATCACCAGCATTACAAGGAAACCCACAAAGAAGAGGAGTGTGTGTAAGAGTTTATACTACTACACCTAAGAAACCAAACTCAGCTTTAAGAAAGGTTGCCAGAGTAAAATTAACTAACGGAATCGAAGTAACTTCATACATCCCAGGAGAGGGACACAACTTACAGGAGCACTCAATCGTTCTAGTAAGAGGAGGAAGAACAAAAGATTTACCAGGAGTTAGATATAAAGTTATCAGAGGAGCTTTAGATACAGCTGGAGTTGCTAAGAGAAAACAATCAAGATCTAAATACGGAGCTAAGAAAGCGTAATAATTTATTAAGGAGGTGGACAGTAAATGTCAAGAAGAAGAGCAGCAGTAAAAAGAGATGTATTACCTGATTCAAGATATTCTGATAAAGTTGTAACTAAAGTTATCAACTCTTTCATGTTAGATGGAAAAAAGTCAATCATTGAAGGAATATTCTATTCTGCAATGGATTTAATAAAAGAAAAAACTGGTCAAGAGGGGTACGATGTATTTAAGCAAGCATTAGATAACATTAAGCCACAGATCGAAGTAAGATCAAGAAGAATCGGAGGAGCTACTTATCAAGTTCCAGTAGAAGTAAGACCTGAGAGACAACAAACTCTTGCTATCAGATGGTTAACTACTTATACAAGACAAAGAAAAGAGTATGGAATGATCGAAAAGTTAGCAGCAGAGTTAATAGCAGCAGCAAACAATGAGGGAGCTACTATTAAGAAGAAAGAAGATACTTACAAAATGGCAGAAGCTAACAGAGCTTTCGCACACTACAAGTTCTAATTTCAGTCGTAATTTAAAATTTAGGAGGATAACAAAATGGCTAGAAGCGTTTCTTTAGAAATGACTAGAAACATTGGTATCATGGCTCACATCGACGCAGGAAAGACTACTACAACAGAGAGAATCTTATTCTATACTGGAGTAGCTCATAAAATTGGAGAGGTTCACGAAGGTGCCGCTACAATGGACTGGATGGAGCAAGAGCAAGAGAGAGGTATCACAATTACTTCTGCTGCTACAACATGTTTCTGGAAAAATCACAGAGTAAATATAATAGACACACCAGGACACGTGGACTTTACAGTTGAGGTTGAAAGATCTCTAAGAGTACTTGACGGTGCAGTTGCTGTATTCTCAGCAGTTGACGGAGTACAACCACAGTCTGAAACAGTTTGGAGACAAGCTGACAAATATGGTGTACCTAGAATAGCTTTCTTTAATAAAATGGACAGAATCGGAGCTAACTTCGAAATGTGTGTTAACGATATTAGAGAAAAATTAGGATCTAATCCAGTACCTATTCAATTACCAATCGGTGCTGAGGATGACTTCGAAGGAGTTATCGACTTATTAGCAATGAAAGAGATTGTATGGCCAAAAGATTCTGACAATGGACAGAATTTTGAAGTTAAAGATATCAGAGCTGAATTAGCAGATGCTGCTGAAGAAGCTAGAAACTTCATGATCGAATCAGTAGTAGAAACTTCTGATGAGTTAATGGAGAAATTCTTCGGAGGAGAAGAAATCTCTGAAGCTGAAATCAACGTTGCTTTAAGAGCTGCAACATTAGCAAACACAATAGTACCAGTTACTTGTGGAACTGCATTCAAAAACAAAGGAGTTCAAGCTTTACTAGATGCTATCATCGCGTACATGCCAGCTCCAACAGATAAAGGAATAATCAAAGGAACAGACGTTAAGAACGAAGAGTTAGAAATAACTAGAGAGATTTCAGATAACTCTCCATTTGCTGCTTTAGCATTTAAAGTTATGACTGACCCATTTGTTGGAAGATTAACATTCTTCAGAGTTTACTCAGGAGTTCTAACAAAAGGATCTTACGTTTTAAACTCAACAAAAGGTAAAAAAGAGAGAATGGGAAGAATTCTTCAAATGCACGCAAACAAAAGAGAGGAAATCGAAGTTGTTTACTGTGGAGATATCGCAGCAGCAGTTGGATTAAAAGATACAACTACTGGAGATACTCTATGTGCTGAAGATGCTCCAATCGTTCTAGAGAAAATGGAGTTCCCTGAGCCAGTAATCTCAGTTGCAGTTGAGCCTAAGACAAAAGTTGACCAAGAGAAAATGGGTCTAGCTTTATCAAAGCTTGCTGAAGAGGATCCTACATTCAGAGTTAAAACTGATGAGGAAACTGGACAAGTAATCATCTCAGGAATGGGAGAATTACACTTAGAGATCATCGTTGATAGAATGAAAAGAGAATTCAAGGTTGAGTCAACAGTTGGTAAACCACAAGTTGCTTACAGAGAAACTATAACTCTTAAACAAGATCAAGAAGTTAAGTATGCTAAGCAATCTGGAGGAAAAGGACAATTCGGACACGTTAAGATTACTCTTGAGCCAAACCCTGGTAAAGAGTTCGAATTTGTTAACAAAATAACAGGAGGAGCAATTCCTAGAGAATATATTCCTGCTGTTGAAAAAGGATGTAGAGAAGCTCTTGAAGGTGGAGTTGTAGCTGGATACCCTATG contains these protein-coding regions:
- the yqeB gene encoding selenium-dependent molybdenum cofactor biosynthesis protein YqeB translates to MLAIIRGAGDLATGVIHRLYKCGFKILVLEIDKPSSIRRTVSFSECIYNLNGEQVVEGVKARKIETLEEIKKCWLNKEIPIAIDSYGKWIEKLKPNIVVDAIIAKKNLGTTIMMAPITIGLGPGFIAGKDVGIVIETMRGHNLGRIIKVGEAEKNTGNPGDIGGFTTERVIYAKVSGKFKSLKKIGDIVKKDETIGTINNEVVSASIDGLLRGIIRDDYEVKKGLKIADIDPRLNQYNNCFTISDKARALGGSVVEAIFSEIVEKGEKDGFKYFGENF
- a CDS encoding XdhC family protein produces the protein MDLNILEKIFEIVKSGKKVALVTLTKSSGSTPRKEGTLMGVWEENFIGTIGGGLVEHRVINQARKCLEENENQNFNYDLTKEAELGMSCGGSVEGYIKVINPKNRIVIIGAGHIGQKLYEILDGSDFERVIFDDREEYKSYTTDIKIGDYNQLIEELAENENSYYVIVTKGHATDEKALRSVLKKQSRYIGMIGSRKKVIEIKKEILESEIVIPEEKLYSPIGLKISDGSPYEIAIEIMAEILKVKNNGELIHRRLTKDVNTF
- the moaC gene encoding cyclic pyranopterin monophosphate synthase MoaC, with translation MLTHFNEDGKAVMVDVTEKKETKRVAITSGKITMNLETYNKVKEGTIEKGDVLGVARVAGIMAAKKTSDLIPMCHPLFLTGVEVEFDFLDEDLTIQARVIVKTFGKTGVEMEALTGVSTALLTIYDMCKAMDKTMLISDIKLCKKTGGKSGEFINE
- a CDS encoding ABC-F family ATP-binding cassette domain-containing protein, with protein sequence MALLSVNSLYKGFSGESLLKDITFSIDEKDRIGIIGVNGAGKSTLIKMMMELEEGDPNPETNERGTISKKGGLKIGYLSQSINLNKENTIFDELIGVFSNLKSDYERIKELNNLVANDLENFDKHMEELAVLSSRYEQEEGYAIEYKVKQILIGLSIPEEMWKVQIKDLSGGQQSRVALGKILLEEPELLILDEPTNHLDLVAIEWLEKFLKDYPKAFVVISHDRYFLDNIVNRVFEIEGKTLKAYKGNFSEYVIQKEAYLSGAVKSFEKEQDKIRKMEEFVRRYKAGQKSKQARGRQKLLDRMEKSDNPIIGVRKIKLKFEVETPSVDKVLELKNLSMSYGEKKLFNNLNLTVFRGNRIGIIGKNGVGKSTILRIVNGLEKAKSGDVELGERVKIGYYDQNHQGLKMENTILEELLYTFPMSDEEARTIAGGFLFSADDVDKKIKSLSGGEKARVAFMKLILSKPNFLILDEPTNHLDIYSREILEEALEDYDGTIIVVSHDRYFLESVVNNIYEVTKDGATLFKGDYEMYISQKDNVKPKDETAGLNYEEQKRNRNRITTLEKKYKKLEEEIERLESEKSDLEKKYEIAGKNNNLDELMDIQKEIDLRDERILDAMESWDETALELEELKK
- the rpsL gene encoding 30S ribosomal protein S12; translated protein: MPTLSQLVKKGRQTLEESKKSPALQGNPQRRGVCVRVYTTTPKKPNSALRKVARVKLTNGIEVTSYIPGEGHNLQEHSIVLVRGGRTKDLPGVRYKVIRGALDTAGVAKRKQSRSKYGAKKA
- the rpsG gene encoding 30S ribosomal protein S7, which codes for MSRRRAAVKRDVLPDSRYSDKVVTKVINSFMLDGKKSIIEGIFYSAMDLIKEKTGQEGYDVFKQALDNIKPQIEVRSRRIGGATYQVPVEVRPERQQTLAIRWLTTYTRQRKEYGMIEKLAAELIAAANNEGATIKKKEDTYKMAEANRAFAHYKF
- the fusA gene encoding elongation factor G, encoding MARSVSLEMTRNIGIMAHIDAGKTTTTERILFYTGVAHKIGEVHEGAATMDWMEQEQERGITITSAATTCFWKNHRVNIIDTPGHVDFTVEVERSLRVLDGAVAVFSAVDGVQPQSETVWRQADKYGVPRIAFFNKMDRIGANFEMCVNDIREKLGSNPVPIQLPIGAEDDFEGVIDLLAMKEIVWPKDSDNGQNFEVKDIRAELADAAEEARNFMIESVVETSDELMEKFFGGEEISEAEINVALRAATLANTIVPVTCGTAFKNKGVQALLDAIIAYMPAPTDKGIIKGTDVKNEELEITREISDNSPFAALAFKVMTDPFVGRLTFFRVYSGVLTKGSYVLNSTKGKKERMGRILQMHANKREEIEVVYCGDIAAAVGLKDTTTGDTLCAEDAPIVLEKMEFPEPVISVAVEPKTKVDQEKMGLALSKLAEEDPTFRVKTDEETGQVIISGMGELHLEIIVDRMKREFKVESTVGKPQVAYRETITLKQDQEVKYAKQSGGKGQFGHVKITLEPNPGKEFEFVNKITGGAIPREYIPAVEKGCREALEGGVVAGYPMVDLKVTLYDGSYHEVDSSEMAFKIAGSMALKQAAQKAKPIILEPIFKVEVTTPEEYMGDIIGDINSRRGMIGGMTDRNGAKIINAKVPLSEMFGYATDLRSKSQGRATYSMEFEEYAQVPASVQKAIQEERGR